The Xenopus tropicalis strain Nigerian unplaced genomic scaffold, UCB_Xtro_10.0 Sca30, whole genome shotgun sequence sequence CCCATATCGCCAGTACGGCCGGCTCGGCTCCCGTGTGCCCATTCGGCGCTAGTACCGGCTGCCTCCCTTGTGCCCGCATATGCGCGGCAGTACCTGCGGCTGCTGCGCCTGTGCCGCATCGGCCAGTACCCTACGGGCTCCTTCGCTGTGCGCTATACGGGCAGTACCAGCCGGCTCCTGGCCCTGCGGCCCATTGCCAGGTTAAAGATTATTTGGGGGGGGCTGGATAAAGGGTGAAGAGGAAGGGGTTAATGCCGCCGCCGCGCGCAAGGGCAAGGAGGGCTTAActtccatttattttaattttacatttctttgcctttttttgctGTTTGGCATGAAATTGGAATTTAATCCGGGCGCAAAGGTCTGGCCCAGGACCTAAGAGGGTTTGGGGTGCCCCGGTGGTTCTTGGGCACAAGAACATTGCCGACCCCGCGCCACTGCGGCTTATATAATTCCCTATGGATCGCTGagaatgtgcccctgtgtgtgtgtcggGGGGGTCATTAGCCCCCAGAATTAGAGACATCTCTCCAGCCCTGGGGCCGCACAGTAGCCGTACAGTAGCCGCACAGTAGCCGCACACTCGGAGCCCAGGAGCAGCGCCGCAGCCAAttccctttagttcccctttatatctGAGCCTTCCCTGCTGGTGGGGGCCCGGGGGCTCTGTATGATCATTGGGGGGCCCATGTTGTTTCACCCCGTTAATATCCCGGTACCATAATAATAGTAGTGTTGGACCCGGTGCCCCAGGCGCTCCCGTTGCTCAGGCCCCTCCCTCTGGGAAGGAGAAGGGGGGGGATCAGGGACATGTGGGAGAATTTATAGGAAAAGTGGGGGGGGACTAACGTAACAGAATCGAGAGCGCCAATAACCGCGCCGCATTAGTGCTTCCCCTCCGTGTGTGCGGGTTGGGTCGGGTTACACAGGGGTCGCTTCCTATTATGAAAGGATAATGGATCGCCAGTTATTAGAGCATAAGATGGACCCCGCCCCCGCCTCCGTGCTCGCTCAGCTCTGAACAATTGTACCCCCCGACCCGTCTGTATCCCCAGAAACTTTATGGTACTGATGTGCCCAATACACTATGGTTCCGGCACTGTTATCCACACACAGAGCCCTAAACTCCCTGAccagcagagcttgcaatctatagtCCCGAGCCAATCACACTGAGACTCAGAACACTCGGGCCTTGGGTTTCTCACCATGGATTCTGTAACGGTTCTCCTACTGTCTGTGAGGGATGGCGGGACGGTTCTGTGTGGGAGGAATAGACGGTTCTGTGTGGGACGGTTCCGTGTGGGGCAAAGAGACGGTTCCGTGTGGGACGGAGGGTGGAACGGAGGGTCGGTTCCGTGTGGGACGGAGGGTCGGTTCCGTGTGGGACGGAGTGTGGGATGGAGGGACGGTTCTGTGTGGGGAACCGGTTGCCGTGTGGGACGAGGGGTAGCGGTTCCGTGAGGGACGAGAGTGTGGGAGCGGAGGGACGGTTCTGTGTGGGAGCGGGTTCCCGTGTGGGAGCGGAGGAAACGGTTCCGTGGAGGGAGCGGTTCGCAGTGTGGACGAGGGACGGTTCCGTTTGGGTACGGAGGGTCGGTTCCGTGTGGGACGGATGGTCGGTTCCGTGTGGGACGGGGGGACGGTTCCGTGTGGGACGGAGGGTCGGTTCCGTGTGGGACGGAGGGTCGGTTCCGGGTGGTACGGAGGTCGGGTTCCCGTTGGGACGGAGGGTCGGTTCCGTGTGGGAGGCGTGAGGTCGGTTTCACGTGTGGGACGGAGTGTGGGACAGGAGGGACGGTTCGCGCAGTGGGATCGGAGGGAACGGTTCCTGGCGTGGGACGGAGGGAGCGGTTCCGCGTGGACGAGGGTGCGGTTCCGCGGGGGACGGAGGTCGGTCCAAGCGGGGGACGGTGGTCGGTTCCTGCGGGACGGTGGGTCGGTTGCATGTGTGGGACGGGGAGGGTCCGGTTGCGCTGGTGTGGACGGAGTGTGGGATGGAGGGAGCGTTCTGTGTGGGTACGGTTCGCGTGTGGGACGGATGGCGGGGGGACAGGTTCCCGTGAGGGACGGAGTGTGGGACGAGGGAGTGCGTTCTGTGGGGACGGTTCCAGTGTGTGGACGAGGGGAACGGTTGCGTGTGGGACGGAGGGACGGTTCCGTTTGGAGCGGGGGGTTCGATTCCGTGTGGGAGCGGAATGTCGGTTCCGATGGGGGCGGTTCGTGTGGGACGGAGGGGTCGGTTGCGTGTGGGAACGGAGGGTCGGTTCCGGGTGGGACGGAGGGCGTTCTGTGGGACGGAGGGTAGCGTTCGTATGGGACGGAGGGTCGGTTCCGTGTGGGACGGAGTGTGGGACGGAGGGACGGTTCCGTGTGGGACGGAGGGACGGTTCCGTGTGGGACGGAGGGAAGCGTTCGCCGCGTGGGACAGTAGGTCGGTTCCGTCGGGGCGAGCGGAGGCTCGGTTTCCGCGGCGGGACAGGTGGGTGCGGTTCCGCGGGGGACGGTGGGTCGGTTCCGCGTGGGACGGTGGGTCGGTTCCGCGTGGGACGGAGGGTCGGTTCTGTAGTTAAATCGGAGCAGGGGAAGGGGGTTCTTTGACTGCGCTGCCCGGAAGAGCCTGTCAGACATTCGGACCTCTGGATAAAGTCCAGACAAAGCAAAGGTTCTGCCCAGTGGGGGAAGCAgatgtcggactgggggggggagcgCGGGGAGCCGAGGAGTCGGATGCGAGACACATTTCTCATTAAATGATTTCCTCTCGGTTCCGAGTGCATTGTGGGTCGTG is a genomic window containing:
- the LOC116408209 gene encoding extensin-like; translation: MSDRLFRAAQSKNPLPLLRFNYRTDPPSHAEPTHRPTRNRPTVPRGTAPTCPAAETEPPLAPTEPTYCPTRRTLPSVPHGTVPPSHTEPSLRPTLRPTRNRPSVPYERYPPSHRTPSVPPGTDPPFPHATDPSVPHEPPPSEPTFRSHTESNPPLQTEPSLRPTRNRSPRPHTGTVPTERTPSSHTPSLTGTCPPAIRPTREPYPHRTLPPSHTPSTPAQPDPPRPTHATDPPSRRNRPPSPAWTDLRPPRNRTLVHAEPLPPSHARNRSLRSHCANRPSCPTLRPTRETDLTPPTRNRPSVPTGTRPPYHPEPTLRPTRNRPSVPHGTVPPSHTEPTIRPTRNRPSVPKRNRPSSTLRTAPSTEPFPPLPHGNPLPHRTVPPLPHSRPSRNRYPSSHTATGSPHRTVPPSHTPSHTEPTLRPTRNRPSVPPSVPHGTVSLPHTEPSHTEPSIPPTQNRPAIPHRQ